From a single Desulfurella sp. genomic region:
- a CDS encoding DsrE/DsrF/DrsH-like family protein, which translates to MNKVSIIISKGSLDGVYPGLIMANGALMEGIEAILFFTFFGLEAIIKSRMDKLKVATVGNPALHIPSLVGILPGMSSFASLKMKKEMDKLDIPPVGEFLEMIHDAGGKIYACKATVDMFHLKKEDFCEQLDDIVTVGQFYEMSLDGHIIFT; encoded by the coding sequence ATGAATAAAGTATCGATAATTATTTCAAAAGGTTCTTTGGATGGCGTATATCCTGGTTTAATTATGGCTAATGGGGCTTTAATGGAAGGAATTGAAGCTATATTGTTTTTTACTTTTTTTGGCTTAGAAGCTATTATTAAATCTCGCATGGATAAATTAAAAGTTGCAACCGTAGGTAATCCTGCCTTACATATACCCTCTTTAGTTGGTATATTGCCTGGTATGTCAAGTTTTGCGAGTTTAAAGATGAAAAAAGAAATGGACAAACTGGATATACCACCCGTTGGTGAGTTTTTGGAAATGATACATGATGCTGGTGGCAAGATTTATGCTTGCAAGGCTACAGTGGATATGTTTCATTTAAAAAAGGAAGATTTTTGCGAGCAACTTGATGATATTGTAACAGTGGGTCAGTTTTACGAAATGTCATTAGATGGACATATTATATTTACATAG
- a CDS encoding indolepyruvate oxidoreductase subunit beta has product MNKSIIFCGVGGDGIITASNICAVALMRANFDVKKSEVHGMSQRGGSVNAFLVYGKKVYSFLPAKGSLNYMFASEKLEALRNVDYLNPDSKLLVNDRIVPIVGANIDEAQIEESLKSYSLDLKLINFNDLAKQHNMQKAINTIMLGYFSKIIEIDKKYFIRAISDNLSPKLIDINIEAFEIGFNLQ; this is encoded by the coding sequence ATGAATAAAAGTATAATATTTTGCGGTGTTGGTGGTGATGGTATTATTACTGCATCAAATATCTGTGCTGTGGCTTTAATGAGAGCTAATTTTGATGTTAAAAAAAGCGAAGTTCATGGTATGAGTCAAAGGGGTGGAAGCGTTAATGCATTTTTGGTTTATGGTAAAAAAGTTTACTCTTTTTTGCCAGCAAAAGGTAGTTTAAATTATATGTTTGCAAGTGAAAAACTTGAAGCTTTGCGCAATGTAGATTACTTAAACCCAGACTCAAAACTTCTTGTAAATGATAGGATTGTTCCTATTGTTGGTGCAAATATAGACGAAGCTCAAATTGAAGAAAGCCTAAAAAGTTACTCTTTGGATTTAAAGCTCATAAACTTCAATGATTTAGCAAAGCAACATAACATGCAAAAAGCAATTAATACAATTATGCTTGGATACTTTTCAAAAATCATAGAAATAGATAAAAAGTACTTTATCAGAGCGATCTCTGACAATTTAAGTCCCAAACTGATTGATATAAATATTGAAGCTTTTGAGATAGGATTTAATCTCCAATGA
- a CDS encoding FAD/NAD(P)-binding oxidoreductase has product MRRLVILGGGAGGTMMLNKFYNVLDKNEWQFTIIDEYETHYYQPGFLFIPFGMYTKKDVIRPKRDFFPPGVEVILEKIQLIDPDKNRIILNNNAVVSYDYLIIATGCKIDPSETEGLKDDLWHSSIFDFYTIEGALKLANFFRHFDKGKLVLHITEMPIKCPVAPLEFVFLADWFFTKKGVRDKVEISFVTPLPGAFTKPKAASVLGDFLQKKNIQLIPDFSIERVDNENKQIISYDNIKVNFDCLVSIPTNKGDEVIARSNLGNELNFIPTDKETLLAKGFDNIFVIGDAADLPTSKAGSVAHFASDILFENFLDVIEGKPPKAKFDGHANCFIESGFGKGILIDFNYDIEPLPGKFPLPALGPFSLLQETAMNHYGKIMFRWMYWNYLLKGVELPIESHMSMAGKRA; this is encoded by the coding sequence ATGAGGCGCCTTGTTATTTTAGGTGGTGGTGCAGGTGGAACAATGATGTTAAATAAGTTTTATAATGTTTTGGATAAAAATGAGTGGCAATTTACAATTATTGATGAATACGAAACTCATTATTATCAACCAGGTTTTTTGTTTATACCATTTGGTATGTATACAAAAAAAGATGTCATTAGACCAAAAAGAGATTTTTTCCCGCCAGGCGTTGAAGTTATTCTTGAAAAAATCCAGCTAATAGATCCAGATAAAAATAGAATTATTTTAAATAATAATGCAGTGGTATCTTACGATTATTTAATTATAGCAACGGGTTGTAAAATTGATCCCAGTGAAACCGAAGGCTTAAAAGATGATTTGTGGCACAGTAGCATTTTTGATTTTTATACGATAGAAGGTGCTTTAAAGTTAGCTAATTTTTTTAGACACTTTGATAAAGGAAAATTGGTTTTGCACATTACTGAAATGCCAATTAAATGTCCGGTTGCACCTCTTGAGTTTGTATTTTTAGCAGATTGGTTTTTTACAAAAAAAGGCGTTAGGGATAAAGTTGAAATAAGTTTTGTTACTCCATTGCCAGGCGCTTTTACAAAACCAAAAGCTGCAAGCGTGTTAGGTGATTTTTTGCAGAAAAAAAATATTCAGTTAATTCCAGATTTTAGCATAGAGCGTGTGGATAATGAAAATAAACAAATAATATCTTATGATAATATTAAAGTAAATTTTGATTGTTTGGTGAGTATCCCAACAAATAAAGGAGATGAGGTTATTGCAAGAAGTAATTTGGGCAATGAGTTAAATTTTATACCCACAGATAAAGAGACGCTTCTTGCAAAAGGTTTTGATAATATATTTGTAATTGGTGATGCAGCTGATTTGCCAACATCAAAAGCTGGTTCTGTTGCACATTTTGCCTCAGATATTCTCTTTGAAAATTTTTTGGATGTAATTGAAGGAAAACCACCTAAAGCAAAGTTTGATGGTCATGCTAATTGTTTTATTGAATCTGGTTTTGGAAAAGGAATTTTGATCGATTTTAATTATGATATAGAACCGCTTCCAGGTAAATTTCCATTACCTGCTTTGGGTCCGTTTTCATTATTGCAGGAAACTGCAATGAATCACTATGGAAAAATAATGTTTAGGTGGATGTACTGGAATTATCTATTAAAGGGTGTTGAACTACCAATAGAATCTCATATGTCTATGGCAGGAAAGAGGGCATAA
- a CDS encoding TusE/DsrC/DsvC family sulfur relay protein, which translates to MGNLLVGGKSIPTDDEGYLVNFADWTKEVAEVIAKEEGIENLTDRHWLVIEFMQKEFKEHGSGPSIRKLTKESGVSTKELYELFPKGPAKKAAKIAGIKKPVGCV; encoded by the coding sequence ATGGGAAATTTGCTTGTTGGAGGCAAAAGTATACCAACAGATGATGAAGGTTACTTGGTTAATTTTGCTGATTGGACAAAGGAGGTTGCTGAAGTAATAGCTAAAGAAGAAGGTATTGAAAATTTAACTGATAGACACTGGCTTGTAATTGAATTTATGCAAAAAGAGTTTAAAGAGCATGGAAGCGGACCTTCCATAAGAAAATTAACTAAAGAAAGCGGTGTTTCAACTAAGGAACTATACGAACTGTTTCCAAAAGGCCCAGCCAAGAAAGCTGCTAAAATTGCAGGTATAAAAAAACCTGTTGGCTGTGTGTAG
- a CDS encoding twin-arginine translocase TatA/TatE family subunit — protein MLDDWHVMVVVLIFALIFGAKKLPEIGSGIGKGIKNFKESLKDEEKTPNSEDTKIIEDKTHSKD, from the coding sequence ATGTTGGATGATTGGCATGTAATGGTTGTGGTTTTGATATTTGCTTTGATTTTTGGAGCAAAAAAGTTGCCAGAGATAGGTTCAGGTATAGGTAAAGGTATAAAAAATTTCAAGGAATCATTAAAGGATGAAGAAAAAACACCAAATAGCGAGGATACAAAAATAATTGAAGACAAAACACATTCAAAAGATTGA
- a CDS encoding DUF1641 domain-containing protein, with protein MDDVKDKLNAISEKLDIVLEEVYAQKTHRKSMEDLNADAMKIAESIYDIALKNLEEISEYTSIESFFYFMKKLARNIDNLTKLFGRLESLTDFWESLEPLTREIAISTQEYLDNVEKLGYFTFLKEIKTLMDGFVKNISSEDFKKFSQTILCAIEAIKLTSKEEIQPQSFIKVMKSLNNKDVKLSIQYLVSFLENFNNLKQKNSIV; from the coding sequence ATGGATGATGTAAAAGACAAATTAAATGCAATAAGCGAAAAACTCGATATTGTACTTGAAGAAGTTTATGCACAAAAAACGCATAGAAAATCTATGGAAGATTTAAATGCAGATGCAATGAAAATTGCTGAAAGTATATACGATATTGCGTTAAAAAATTTAGAGGAGATATCAGAATACACAAGCATAGAAAGTTTTTTTTACTTTATGAAAAAACTTGCACGCAATATTGATAATCTTACTAAATTATTTGGCAGATTGGAAAGCTTAACAGATTTTTGGGAATCACTTGAGCCTTTAACCAGAGAGATAGCCATTTCTACACAAGAGTATTTGGATAATGTTGAAAAATTAGGTTATTTCACTTTTTTGAAAGAAATTAAAACTTTAATGGATGGTTTTGTAAAAAATATATCGAGTGAAGATTTTAAAAAATTTAGCCAGACAATTTTATGTGCAATTGAAGCTATAAAATTAACTTCAAAAGAAGAAATACAACCTCAATCATTTATAAAAGTTATGAAATCACTTAATAACAAAGATGTAAAATTATCTATACAGTATTTAGTTAGTTTTTTAGAAAATTTTAACAATCTAAAACAAAAAAATTCTATAGTATAG
- a CDS encoding transglycosylase domain-containing protein, with protein sequence MKKILIIVGLFFFLIFMGLGSFAYTLYLQTNKDFNNLLNGEKFSKPTKIYAQNGQCIAIIGPQNRQIVTFNQIDLNMKKAILAAEDSRFYQHGPVSFRSILRAAFEDLIHGKVVQGGSTLTQQLVKNLYLTPKKTLYRKLKEAVLSYKISRHLTKNQILTLYLNTVYFGNGAYGIQMASKSYFNENADQLTIPQAAMLAGLVQAPTLYDPYVNPSLAEKRTLYVLERMYEDKFITKKQYWQAVHSKIVLRKQSSFYAYGYQYKDGYFIEHVKNWLVRHYGEEVVDKGGLKVYTTLNPKLQYYAYLAVKNGIARLTKNLKAPYYVVDVRKWLIEHYGKNSDLEADLISVNPKNGYVEALVGGVSYKKTQYDRVIQAQRQPGSAFKPIVYLTALEEGFTPLDKIDDEPVEYRYGNKVWAPQNYTLRFHGPITLEYALAHSVNVATVKLLDKIGIENVIVNARRLGITEPIPHNLTIALGSSSVTLEQLSRVYCTIDNYGLKPKLIFIRKIYNKDKQLIYENNPKLVRVFPKDLGFILTKMLEKVVKEGTGVYAKALGRPIAAKTGTSNHARDNWFMGFTPQLVTGVWVGFDDYKPCGPYAVGATMALPIWLNYMQNALSGKPVENFPVPNHLPLIMSNFLFKKTHMQSG encoded by the coding sequence ATGAAAAAAATTCTTATCATAGTTGGTTTATTTTTCTTTTTAATTTTTATGGGATTGGGTTCGTTTGCATATACGCTTTATTTGCAGACAAATAAAGATTTTAATAATCTTTTAAATGGAGAAAAGTTTTCAAAACCCACTAAAATCTATGCTCAAAATGGTCAATGTATAGCCATTATAGGACCACAAAACAGACAGATTGTAACGTTTAATCAAATTGATTTAAATATGAAAAAAGCTATACTGGCGGCAGAGGACAGCAGATTTTATCAACATGGACCAGTAAGTTTTAGAAGCATTCTGAGGGCAGCTTTTGAAGATTTAATACATGGTAAAGTTGTGCAGGGTGGCAGCACCCTCACGCAGCAACTTGTCAAAAATTTATATTTGACGCCTAAAAAGACGCTTTATAGAAAACTCAAAGAAGCGGTATTATCATACAAAATATCAAGGCATCTTACAAAAAATCAAATACTTACCTTGTATTTAAATACAGTTTATTTTGGAAACGGCGCTTATGGTATTCAAATGGCAAGTAAATCATATTTTAATGAAAATGCTGACCAATTAACCATACCTCAAGCAGCTATGCTTGCCGGTCTTGTCCAGGCGCCGACATTGTACGATCCTTATGTTAACCCTTCTCTTGCAGAAAAAAGAACACTTTATGTCTTAGAAAGAATGTATGAAGATAAGTTTATTACAAAAAAACAGTACTGGCAGGCAGTACATTCTAAAATTGTTCTAAGAAAGCAAAGTTCGTTTTATGCTTATGGATATCAATATAAAGATGGATATTTTATTGAACATGTTAAAAATTGGCTTGTTAGACATTATGGTGAAGAAGTGGTAGATAAAGGTGGTTTAAAAGTATATACAACTTTAAACCCGAAACTTCAATATTATGCTTATCTAGCAGTCAAAAATGGTATAGCAAGGCTCACAAAAAATCTTAAAGCTCCATATTACGTAGTAGATGTTAGAAAGTGGTTGATTGAGCATTATGGTAAAAATTCTGATCTGGAAGCAGATTTGATATCTGTAAATCCAAAAAATGGCTATGTAGAGGCTTTGGTGGGTGGAGTTAGCTATAAAAAAACTCAGTATGATAGGGTAATTCAAGCTCAAAGGCAGCCAGGTAGCGCTTTTAAGCCTATTGTTTATCTTACAGCGTTAGAAGAAGGCTTTACTCCATTGGATAAGATTGATGATGAGCCAGTTGAGTATAGATACGGCAATAAAGTTTGGGCACCTCAAAATTATACGTTAAGATTTCATGGTCCTATTACACTTGAGTATGCTCTTGCACATTCTGTGAATGTTGCGACAGTAAAATTACTGGATAAAATTGGTATTGAAAATGTTATTGTCAATGCAAGAAGATTGGGTATTACAGAACCAATACCGCATAATTTAACTATAGCCCTTGGTTCATCTTCTGTAACATTGGAGCAACTAAGCCGTGTATATTGCACAATAGATAATTATGGTTTAAAACCAAAATTAATTTTTATAAGAAAGATTTACAATAAAGACAAACAATTGATCTACGAAAATAATCCTAAATTAGTAAGAGTTTTTCCTAAAGATTTAGGATTTATCTTAACAAAAATGTTAGAAAAAGTTGTAAAAGAAGGCACAGGTGTCTACGCAAAAGCACTTGGAAGACCTATAGCAGCAAAAACTGGCACATCCAATCATGCTAGAGATAACTGGTTTATGGGTTTTACACCTCAACTTGTAACTGGCGTTTGGGTTGGATTTGATGATTATAAACCTTGTGGACCTTACGCAGTAGGCGCTACAATGGCTTTGCCTATATGGCTAAATTATATGCAAAATGCTTTATCTGGAAAGCCTGTGGAAAATTTTCCCGTGCCAAATCATTTACCACTTATAATGTCAAATTTTTTGTTTAAAAAAACACACATGCAGTCTGGTTGA
- the iorA gene encoding indolepyruvate ferredoxin oxidoreductase subunit alpha translates to MRKIISGNEAIAIGAYRANASFASGYPGTPSSEILEYTKTFEDIKVQWASNEKSAFEQALGSSIAGRRSFVTMKHVGLNVAADSLMSSSYTGVNAGFVVVVADDPGMHSSQNEQDTRLFAKFAQVPILEPSDAKEAMGFMQYAFSLSEEYDTPVILRSTTRVSHTQELVYFDMHKLGGMEDKLLAKNISKYVLVPKNALLRHKKLLERNTKLQKLTNEIPLNKMEQGSLNVGIITSGVSYLYAKELLPEANFLKIGLSWPFPIDLAKEFAKNFEKVIVIEELEPYIEEQLKIADIKNVEGKKFFPQDGEFNLDIVEEGLAKASVLEKRHKKYFEVPKNLPLRPPVLCPGCPHRPIFDILHSLRVYVTGDIGCYTLGAAAPLSSIHTTVCMGASISMGYGIAKASQNHKIVSVIGDSTFLHTGIQPLIDAYVNNVAYTVIILDNSITAMTGGQPDAVSGFNIKNEPAPKVDLENLVRSIGIKRVFKVDQYDYKKTKEIIEQEVNTKELSVIIATRPCVLAPIKIKEMPYFVIVDKCIDCKRCLRIGCPAIGYKENKAYIIEDLCTGCGLCAEVCPTLAIVKGESNE, encoded by the coding sequence TTGAGAAAAATAATAAGCGGTAATGAAGCAATAGCAATAGGCGCATACAGGGCAAATGCGAGCTTTGCAAGCGGCTATCCTGGAACACCATCCAGTGAAATTTTAGAATATACAAAAACTTTTGAAGATATAAAAGTTCAGTGGGCAAGCAACGAAAAAAGTGCTTTTGAGCAGGCATTGGGCTCAAGTATAGCAGGTAGGCGTAGTTTTGTTACAATGAAGCACGTTGGCTTAAATGTAGCCGCAGATAGCCTTATGAGTTCATCCTATACTGGTGTAAATGCTGGTTTTGTTGTTGTAGTAGCAGACGATCCTGGGATGCATTCTTCTCAAAACGAGCAAGACACCAGGCTTTTTGCAAAATTTGCACAAGTGCCAATTTTAGAGCCGTCTGATGCAAAAGAAGCTATGGGATTTATGCAGTATGCTTTTTCTCTAAGCGAAGAATACGATACGCCTGTAATATTGCGTTCTACAACACGTGTGTCTCACACCCAGGAGCTTGTTTATTTTGATATGCACAAACTGGGGGGAATGGAAGATAAACTTTTAGCTAAAAATATTTCAAAATATGTGCTTGTGCCAAAAAATGCGCTTTTAAGGCATAAAAAGTTGTTGGAAAGAAATACAAAACTACAAAAGCTAACAAACGAAATACCATTAAATAAAATGGAACAAGGCAGTTTAAACGTTGGCATCATAACAAGCGGTGTTTCTTACCTTTATGCAAAAGAACTCTTGCCTGAAGCAAATTTTTTAAAAATTGGCTTAAGTTGGCCTTTTCCTATAGATTTAGCAAAAGAATTTGCTAAAAACTTTGAAAAAGTTATTGTTATAGAAGAACTTGAGCCATACATTGAAGAGCAACTCAAAATAGCTGACATAAAGAATGTAGAAGGTAAAAAGTTTTTTCCTCAAGATGGTGAATTCAATTTAGACATTGTTGAAGAAGGTTTAGCTAAAGCATCTGTTTTGGAAAAGCGCCATAAAAAATACTTTGAAGTGCCTAAAAATTTGCCTTTAAGACCGCCTGTGTTGTGTCCTGGGTGTCCTCATAGACCTATTTTTGACATACTGCATTCATTGAGGGTGTACGTCACTGGCGATATAGGGTGCTACACTCTTGGTGCAGCTGCGCCATTATCCAGTATACATACAACTGTTTGTATGGGTGCCAGTATTTCTATGGGCTATGGGATTGCAAAAGCCAGCCAAAATCACAAGATTGTATCTGTTATTGGAGACTCTACATTTTTGCATACAGGTATCCAGCCATTGATTGATGCTTATGTAAATAATGTAGCCTACACTGTAATCATACTTGATAATTCTATTACAGCTATGACCGGCGGTCAGCCTGATGCTGTATCTGGTTTTAATATAAAAAATGAACCTGCCCCTAAGGTAGATTTGGAAAATTTAGTGCGCTCAATTGGCATAAAAAGAGTATTTAAAGTTGACCAGTACGATTACAAAAAAACCAAAGAAATTATAGAGCAAGAGGTAAACACAAAAGAATTAAGTGTAATAATTGCTACAAGACCCTGTGTTTTGGCACCAATAAAAATCAAAGAAATGCCTTATTTTGTAATTGTAGATAAATGCATTGATTGCAAGAGGTGTTTAAGAATAGGCTGTCCTGCGATCGGATACAAAGAAAATAAAGCCTATATTATTGAAGATTTATGTACGGGATGTGGACTTTGTGCTGAAGTTTGTCCTACACTTGCTATTGTAAAAGGTGAATCAAATGAATAA
- a CDS encoding DNA-3-methyladenine glycosylase, which translates to MLNLEEIQNLDIKKLEILDRSFFVRNDIQQIARQLLGKLLITNTNEGLSGGIICETEGYFGSIDLACHAHKNKITKRNAALYKEGGILYVHTCRGHVMLNVVTNKENIPHGILIRGIVPIIGIDLMRKRRGFIKDSMLANGPGKLTKALGITMQHNMLKICKDKFDIFLELPEICILDLNLYIDKKMIKQTPRIGVDYAKAWANTPLRFVILPQLFHKIQF; encoded by the coding sequence ATGTTAAATTTAGAAGAAATTCAAAATCTTGATATAAAAAAATTAGAAATACTTGATAGATCATTTTTTGTCAGAAACGATATACAGCAAATAGCAAGACAACTTTTGGGTAAATTACTTATTACAAATACAAATGAGGGCTTAAGTGGAGGTATAATTTGCGAAACAGAAGGTTATTTTGGTTCAATTGATCTTGCTTGCCATGCTCATAAAAATAAAATTACAAAAAGAAATGCTGCTTTATATAAGGAAGGTGGCATATTGTATGTACACACATGCAGAGGTCATGTGATGCTGAATGTAGTGACAAATAAAGAAAATATACCACATGGTATTTTAATAAGGGGTATTGTTCCGATAATAGGTATTGATTTGATGAGAAAAAGAAGAGGATTTATAAAAGATTCAATGCTTGCAAATGGCCCAGGAAAGCTTACGAAGGCTTTGGGTATTACAATGCAACATAATATGCTAAAGATTTGTAAAGACAAATTTGACATTTTTTTGGAATTACCAGAAATTTGTATACTGGATTTAAATTTATATATTGATAAGAAAATGATTAAACAAACTCCACGCATTGGTGTAGATTACGCAAAGGCATGGGCAAATACACCTTTGAGGTTTGTGATTTTGCCACAATTGTTCCATAAAATACAATTTTGA
- the cutA gene encoding divalent-cation tolerance protein CutA, with protein MSDFVIILTTSDKKETLERIATYLVEQRLAACCQIVGLIESFYIYEGKFENTNEYLCIIKTHSSLYNKVESAIKLLHNYKTPEIVEIDIQKLNLDYLKWMKEVLNI; from the coding sequence ATGAGTGATTTTGTAATTATTCTTACAACTTCAGATAAAAAAGAAACGCTTGAGCGTATTGCTACTTATTTAGTTGAACAAAGACTTGCAGCATGTTGTCAGATTGTAGGCCTAATTGAAAGTTTTTATATTTATGAAGGTAAATTTGAAAATACAAATGAGTACTTATGCATAATAAAAACACATAGTAGTTTGTATAACAAAGTCGAAAGCGCAATAAAGCTTTTACATAATTACAAAACTCCTGAGATAGTAGAGATTGATATTCAAAAATTAAATTTAGACTACCTAAAATGGATGAAAGAAGTATTAAATATTTGA
- the queF gene encoding preQ(1) synthase — MRYGEEAILNNKLEKWENKNEFKFEIHIEFGEFTCLCPRSGYPDFATIRIKYVPDKYVVELKSLKLFLNSFRNKYISHEDSINLIYSTLFNFLEPIYLEIIGDFNPRGNVKTIIKIDSNMQGEYFEKNNKR, encoded by the coding sequence ATGAGATATGGCGAGGAAGCAATATTAAACAATAAACTTGAAAAGTGGGAAAATAAGAATGAATTTAAATTTGAAATACATATTGAGTTTGGAGAATTTACTTGTTTGTGTCCACGCAGTGGTTATCCAGATTTTGCCACAATAAGGATTAAATACGTACCGGATAAATACGTTGTAGAGCTTAAAAGCTTAAAATTATTTTTAAATAGTTTTAGAAACAAGTATATATCGCACGAAGATTCAATAAATTTAATTTATTCCACTTTGTTTAATTTTTTAGAGCCCATTTATCTTGAAATTATAGGAGATTTTAACCCCAGGGGTAATGTAAAAACTATAATAAAAATTGATTCTAATATGCAGGGGGAGTATTTTGAGAAAAATAATAAGCGGTAA
- a CDS encoding HD domain-containing phosphohydrolase produces MNQFLHLNEFTKRLDSSQEIQQVAKLTEYALKKIFNATFFGFFLKENNTIKPVYTNFDAQIIFDCRKFYNIGHESFIVHIDDIDSKNYLHRILTFNQLNYFIAQSFVCENGFEIILNFGVKGLFKDSLEYMESFLNVIKLKLKYLFSINTLKKSLENAKSILNSSLNLLSNLAEIRDVYTKGHMQRVAFYAKKIAINLKLKNIDIIERAALLHDIGKIGIPDAILLKPSKLSEQEYNFIKKHPEFSEFILSQVKGFEDIVKIIRSHHEFLDGTGYPDGLKNGQIMLEAKIITIADIFDALTTDRPYRKAMKPDKAIEFMFNNFKGKIDENILKTSVAVLLEAKNMICEDQDYNKQFEEMRNMVFFIDYETGFYSKYYLPKFSHSLDKKVQFLLLDLQDMRTINFTYSRIIGDQLIYKFSQFIREVFAKYNSEFFRVGGDSFIVVLKEKPSNLINDILDLDSKLKASFTSINPSFWYACCDYKETDNINICLQELTNKIFYKRRIS; encoded by the coding sequence ATGAACCAATTTTTGCATCTAAATGAATTTACAAAACGCCTAGATAGTTCTCAAGAAATCCAACAGGTTGCAAAACTAACCGAGTATGCTCTAAAAAAAATTTTTAATGCAACATTTTTTGGTTTTTTTTTAAAAGAAAACAATACTATAAAACCTGTATATACTAATTTTGATGCTCAAATAATTTTTGATTGTAGAAAGTTTTATAATATAGGTCACGAAAGTTTTATTGTTCATATAGACGATATTGATAGTAAAAATTATTTGCATAGAATTTTAACATTTAACCAATTAAATTATTTTATAGCTCAGTCGTTTGTTTGTGAAAATGGTTTTGAAATTATTTTAAATTTTGGCGTGAAAGGTTTGTTCAAAGACTCTCTTGAATACATGGAAAGTTTCTTGAATGTTATAAAGTTAAAATTAAAATACCTATTTTCTATTAATACTTTAAAAAAATCACTAGAAAATGCAAAATCTATTTTAAACAGTTCATTAAATCTTTTATCCAATTTGGCTGAAATAAGAGATGTTTACACCAAAGGTCACATGCAACGTGTTGCATTTTATGCTAAAAAAATAGCTATTAATTTAAAACTAAAAAATATTGATATTATAGAAAGAGCTGCGCTTTTGCACGATATTGGAAAAATTGGTATACCTGATGCAATTTTACTAAAACCTTCCAAATTATCTGAGCAAGAATATAATTTTATCAAAAAACACCCTGAATTTTCTGAGTTTATATTATCTCAAGTGAAAGGTTTTGAAGATATTGTGAAAATAATAAGATCTCACCACGAGTTTTTAGATGGCACTGGTTATCCTGATGGTTTAAAAAATGGACAGATAATGCTTGAAGCAAAAATTATAACTATTGCGGATATATTTGATGCTTTAACAACAGATAGGCCGTATAGAAAAGCAATGAAGCCAGATAAAGCTATAGAATTTATGTTTAATAATTTTAAAGGAAAAATTGACGAAAATATATTAAAAACCTCAGTAGCAGTTTTATTGGAAGCAAAAAATATGATTTGTGAAGATCAAGATTATAATAAACAATTTGAAGAGATGAGAAACATGGTATTTTTTATAGATTATGAAACTGGCTTTTACTCTAAATATTACCTGCCAAAATTTTCACATAGTTTAGATAAAAAGGTACAATTTTTGTTGCTTGATTTACAAGATATGAGAACAATTAATTTTACATACTCAAGGATTATTGGAGATCAGTTGATTTATAAATTCTCTCAATTTATAAGAGAAGTTTTTGCAAAGTACAACAGTGAATTCTTTAGAGTAGGCGGTGATTCATTTATAGTGGTATTAAAAGAAAAACCAAGTAATTTGATAAACGATATATTGGATCTAGATTCTAAACTTAAAGCGTCGTTTACAAGTATAAATCCATCTTTCTGGTATGCTTGTTGTGATTATAAAGAGACTGATAATATTAATATTTGTTTACAAGAGCTGACAAATAAAATATTTTATAAAAGGAGAATTTCATAA